The sequence TTAATGATATTGTTCTTATGAGAAGGAGGGGTATGCTTACTGAAGAATATTGTTGATTTTTACATGTCGATGACCTGGCCTGAAGCTTGACCAAAAGAAgtaagaaaatattgaagatgtCGCATACGAGTAGAAGATGCTTGCAAAAATAACaaacagtcatctgcaaaaaacagatggTTAATTGCAGGAAAACGTTTGTTAACTTGAATAGCTCTAAGATGACCAGAATCAATTTGTTGTTGCAGAAATCTAGATAAAGCCTCCATAataaagagaaaaagataagggGACAAAGGGTCCTCTTGACGAACACCTCTTGAAGGAGCAAAAGTGGCACTAGGAGATCCATTAATCAACAAGGAGATATTCGTAGTGGAAATGCAATGCTCTGTCATTTTAATCCAATCAACATGAAAACCAAGACGAGATAAAATGGACAGTAAAAAAGACCATTCTAATCTGTCGGAAGCTTTCGACATGTCTAACTTTAAACCCACTAAAgcatctttgtttttctttgttttcattgTGTGAAGAAGTTCATGTGCAATGATTACATTGTCATAAATGTGTCAGCCAGGGACATAAGCAGTCTGAGTAGGtgaaatgattttttgtaaaatgaCCTTCAAACGATTGGATAAATTTTTTGAAATGACTTTGTAACTGACATTACAAAGACTAATGGGCCAGTAATCTGCTGGTGTTTGAGGGTAAAGGATTTTAGGATTTAAAACCTGGTAAGTATGATTCATGGCTTTAAGCATATGATGGGTAGTAAAAAAATGTTGAACCATAGCAGTTACCTCTAAACCAACAGTGTCCCAACAACGCTGGTAAAAAGCAGCTTGAAACCCATCATTTCCTGGAGAAGCCCGTGGTCTCATTCGGAAAACAACCTCTTTAATTTCTGTAATATCTGGAAAAACTATAAGACTTAAATTTTCAGCATCTGAAACACAAGGGGGAAAGTTATTCAAAATTTCCATGTTCTGAAGAGGACCAGTAGTAGTAGTGATTGCTAAAAAATGCTTAAGGAATATGTCTTCAATTTCTAGTTTAGTATCATACCAAATATCAAGAGGACCTTTAATTTCCTGAATATTAGATTTCCTCTTATTAAAATTAGCCGTTGTATGAAAATAACTTGTATTCCTGTTTTCCTCAGAAATATGTGCACCTGCTTGCTGCATGAAAAATTCTTTTTGAATTGTTAACCATTGTTGAAGAGAAGAATTTAATTGCAGAACATCAGGATGGGTAACCGGCATATTCTGGTCATGACAAAGTTGaagttgttgatgaagagaaTGAATTTGAGCTTTAATATTACCAAAAGAGATTTTATTTCATTTCTGCAGCTCAGTTCTAGTAAATTTAAGTTTGCAAGAGAACTGATAAGAAGGAGACCCTTGAAATGAATGATTCCAACTGTTGTGAATAGTGGTTGAGCAAGACGGCACTTGAAACCAACATTTATAAAGTTTAAATGGAGATGATCTACTAGAATCAGGTATTGAGTGCAACAAAATAGGGTTGTGATCAGATGCAAGAGGAGCAATGTGTTGGAGATGAGCCATAGTATAGCTAGTAATCCAAAGAGAGTTCACAAGAGCCATGTACAACCTAACAGAAGTATGGTTATCCCTTGCTCTATGATTCGACCAAGTATAGTTAGAACCATGAAAACCTAGATCAATAAGGCCTAATTGGTTGACAATATCTCTAATATTCCTAGAATGATAATTAGTAGAAGGACGATTACTATTAGTTTCAGAATCAACCATTGTGAAATTCAAATCACCTATTATCACCCAAGGAATGTTAACATCATGGCTCATGTCTAATAAATACTGCCATTGAACTTGATTCTGAGCAGAATTATTGTCACCATACAAACAAGTAAGAAGGATATCAGGTTTATGATTATGAGAGGTAATAATGGCATGAATAGTGTTATGAGTAGTGTGCATAATTTATAAATCAATACCATTTTTCCATGCAAAGGCAATACCTCCATAGAGCCCTATAGAAGTATGAAATCAATAATTCGGATATTTAATATGAGATAAATACAAATGCATCTTGGCATCCTGAGACTTTGTTTCACAGATGAAAAAATATCAGGGTCATACTGAGTCAAGCAAAATTTAAAATAATCTCTAGTATGAGGGTTATTAAAACCTTGGCAGTTCCACGAGAAAACTTTCGTTATAGCAAACCAGAAGAAAAGACCAAACAGAATGTAAAAAAAAAGATGCAGAACACCAAATAAAAGAAGTTGTAaaagaaaaacaactaaaataaatatagaaaagatgagaaaaatagacATGAACCCAAGCAGCAGTGCGAATCTGAGTTTCCATACTCGGCATATCTTGATTAGTTTCACCCGGACATCCAAAGTTAAAGAAGTGATTTAAAACCAAGTGAGTAATCTCCATGTCTATTGCCTTTCTCAAACAAGACCATATGGCGAACACTTTTACTTCATCTGTTGAAAACATGGGAATTGAGATTTCTGCTGCATAaaggcatttctctagatcatcTTGAACCAGAAACCCCTTACCACCATTAAGAGAATTCAGATCCCACCATACATTAATAGTAATGGAAGTCCAGCCTATAAGGGGAGGTGACCAATGGGTAGGCAAATGaatcaaaataggaaaaatatcttGTAAAGTAGTAACATGACAAGGGGTATATTTCATGGATATAACTCTTCTTAGCATAGTCTCTGGTAACTCTTGTTTCTGGGAAAATAACACAGGGTTCTTACTAGACCATATAGACCACATAATGTTAGCGATTAAAGGAGTATTATCACTATCATTAGTTTGAGAGTATGCGCCTATTCCAAACCAATCATGATTAAAGTTCATATTGCAAACCACTAGAATAACCAATCATGAAGATTAAAGTTCCTAAAAAAAAACAGTTCTAATATGCAAGATGGAAACAAACCAAACACGGCTCACAACATGGCAAGTAACCATAACATGCATAATAGATTATTCAACATCACCATATATAGAGGACATAATTTTGACTCGATGTGCATTTGTTCTGCAAGTACACTTCTAACAGGGATAACATTGCAAGCATATTTCCATACAAAAAGTTGGACTCTAGCGGGAACTTTGAAAGACCAAATACGATTCCAATAGGTTTTGTCTACATGGACTCTAAGACCTCTAAAGCACATTTAGGCTGACTTAGATGAGAATTTCCCATTTTTAGTCAAATACCAGTGTCACATGGCCCAAAGGGATCAAGGAAATCTTTTGACAAAAAGACTGATTAAAGTGATGCTGCAACTTTACAATGTCTCAAGATCTGGTGTCTGGATCAATGAAACAATTAACAGTCAAAGAAAGGTCAGAGATTGTGTTAGACCTCGGGACAACCTTACCCTAAGAAGGTATCTAATTATCACACCAGGTATCCAACCTTACCCTCGGGACAGATGTGCCGAGAAAGCTTGAACACATAGGATACATAAGTAAGGGGATATAGGATCACCTTGTCTACGCTGAGTTGTAATTAATAAGACATCAATACCCTTCATTTTGAATCGGAATATTCCCTTAAACAACCGTGGCATTACAAGTAATTCAGAAAACACCAGAGGATATCTTCGTCATCCGATTTCCACTCTGGCTAAATTCTCCCCCCAAATCTCAGTCAGTAAACCACACCACACAGATGCAAGAAAAAAAGGCCTAAAATTatttctccccccccccccccccccccccccccccttccaaAAAATCCCCACAGTCGAAAACCCTAAGAAACCAATTCAGATGATCTTCGTTCTCCAATAGAAGATTCAATTCACCACCAGAACAAGTAAGATTCTCAACTAATTTATAATTGTTTTCATgatttcgtttaatttgattatgttttGAGAATGTATGCGATTTCAAAACCTAATTAGAGTGTATTGATGAATTAGGGTTAAAAATTTTAGATGTATAATCAAGGAAACTTTAGTAGTTCTTCTCAGTTCAGACCTAATAATCCCCAGCAAAGCTCTATGCAGCCTCCTTCCCATCAAGGTGGAGGTGTTGgtgctccaccacctccaccactacAACCACCTCAATTTCCATCAGCTCCAGCACCTCTGGCAGTTCAACATGGAGGTCCTGTGTATTACCACGGTCCACCACCACCTACAGGTCCACCTTTTCCTCCTAGGTTGGCACCAATACCATCTTCTCATGGGCAAATGTTGTATAGCACAGCCACACAgtttcatcctcctcctcctccacagCATGGGCAGTttttgccaccaccaccaccgtcactACCATATTCTGGTTTTGTTCCAGTTACTTCTTCTTATGTACATtcttcttatgaaaatcctttcgagACTGTGTCTCTTCCACCATCAAGCTTACCACCACCACAACCGCCACTACCACATGATTCTACTTCAAAATTTTCTGCTAGTTCGGATGGTCGAAATGCTGAGGATGGAAATAGATGTGTCAAGGGAGATACAGGGGAAGATTCAGAAGTAGAAGGAATTCTGCCTCCTCCTCCACGAAAGCCAGCTGAACAGGAGATTGTTAAGAACATTGAAGTTTTGTGTAATCATATTGCTAAGAGTGAGAATGGGCCTGCACTCGAAGTTCGTGTAAAAGAAAGTGGGAATCCTAAATTTGCTTTCTTATTTGGTGGTGAGCCTGGAAGTGAAGCTGCAATTGCTCACGAGTATTTTCTGTGGATGAAAAGTAAATGTTGTATGAATTTACCATTGGATAAGCAGCCTGAAAACACTATTTCATTGCCTGCGGCTGCACCTTTAGAAATTGAAGATGCATCTCATTCAGCTCAAGATTCTGACATGGAGATGGAAGGTTAGTCGTGTAGCTCATGTTCTTTAATTAATTTGCTGGAATCTAGTAAAAGAATATTCTTTCAATTAATCTATCTTTGGTTGCGTATTTAGTAACTCTTATATTGTCAAGTCCACAGCTGCAATTATACCTTAAGTTGTCAAAGATTTGAAGTTCATGTATATTTTGTGCTGGTTTCCTGAGTGATTATATGCACTGTGTAGTAGTTTTTATAGTGCAATTTCACTAATACATAATAAGGCAATTCATGGACAAAAATGCTTCTATAGAATCAGTTGGTGAAGTATTAAACTAGTTGTTAGGTGCATAATCTGATGTGTTGGGAGGAACCTTTAGGATCACGTATGATGAATTGAATGGGTTCATGAGTTGGGTAATATTGTGTGTCAACTATCTTTTGTTATTACATTATGTGGGTCCTCTTGTCTATATTCCTGGTTGTGTAAATTCCTGTGATTCTCGAAATAAACTGTTTCCTTAATTTTTGTAAAATCCTTCTGATGCAACAATTTGTCTGAATGTCATATTCATGAACAATTTGAATGTGTAGTTCTATTATGTACACTAATGCAGTTCTGGTCTCGGGTTTCTTGTTTAGCACTTGAAGTATATTCTGATAGAAGTGCCATCAATTGATGCTTGCTGTAACTGCATCAAATTTAGATACTAAACTGCATCAAATTTATTACTagaactgatttttttttcttctttttcctaaATGTTTCTAGATGGTATGAATCAGTCTGACATAGATCAAGGGGTTTCTGACTCAGTTGAAGGGCTAAAAGAGCATGTTTTCAAGAGAAACGAGGTCTCATTTGTGAAAGAACAATCTCCTGGACATCCGCATTTGATATTCTCACCATCAGTGAATATCACACCTGGACTTCTACCTGGTTCAAAAGCTTCAGTAGTTGCTGCAGATGGAAAAGGTTCACGTTGTTTGACCTTATTTTCTAGCTTCACTTTTGTCCTGCAAAATTTATATTAACATGTGTTAGTTTGAAGACTCGTAGCTTCATTTTCCAGATTCACTAGCACATACTTTAAGCATGCATAGATATTTTGACGGTCGTTACTGTAGTCAAACTTGTGGGCCTTGAAAGTCGTAACATAAAAACATTGCACTCAGAAGCGCATCTAAAGCTATGATACTTCGTACAGAATTAGTGCATGGAAGCGCAGTTTCTATCTGAATTCTTCTATTCATTGGAAGGCATAAATCATTATTCCAGTAGTTGAAGACTCGTAGCTTCATTTTCCAGATTCACTAGCACATACTTTAAGCATGCATAGATATTTTGACGGTCATTACTGGAGTCAAACTTGTGGGCCTTGAAAGTCGTGACATAAAAACATTGCACTCAGAAGCGCATCTAAAGCTATGATGCTTCATAGCAGTATTAGTGCATGGCAGTGCAGTTTCTATCTAAATTCTTCTATTCATTGGAAGGCATAAATCATTATTTCACTTAAATAGCGCTTTTAGGGCTAAGTTTATATTGATCAATCATAGAGATGGTTACTGAATGCTCAAATCCTAAATCTACATGTGAAATCATAGTTCTGAGCAAAAGCCAAAATGTTTAGAGTTCACACTTACTAAATGACTGGCACtgccctttcttcttcttttattctctATTTTGTTTTTATCAGAACCATTATCGCCCTATGCTTGGGAATTAGCCTAGATTGGGTTAGCAGTATATCAATAGTTGAATATTTGAATGCTATAATTTTATTTAAATATTATGATCAGATATAAAAACATTGTTGATTTGGTAGTCTTGAAAGTTTGAATGTCTGATACAAAGATCAGTATTCTGTATTCACTGTTCAAGGCTCTGATCTTCACAAAGTTGTCCTCCTTCGGACATGGATCCACATGCTTTATTACCTAGTTCACTACTTGTTTGACCTCTTGTTTGAATAGCCTCGATTAACTGTTATATACTTTGTTGGTTAAAATTGGTCAACTATACCTGATCTTTATGACCAGCAATGGGTTTTGTCATCACTGCTTGATTCATTGTTAGATCTTCGGTTCAAAATATTTTTACCACCATGCATAACAGCTTTAGTTGTTAGTTGAAGGTGTTATTTTGTAACTCGTATACAACAAGCTCCATTTATCACATGTATGTAAAGAACTTAGCTTTGGTTTACATTTTGAAACTCACTTGCTAGAATTGTCCCAGAACAACAAAAATGTGTGCTTGAAGGACCATCTACCGAAGATGATAGCTCAGCTTCAGGGGGCCTCAGGTACACTTATCAAAAGCGGAAGCAGGTCGTTCCTCCCACTAGAGATGTAATCCTGGACAGCGTTCCACATGCTGATGCTTGCGTCAGTGGTGAGGAGGCTTCAGGTGCACTTATCAAAAGCCAGAGCCCATTATTCAGACGGTTGCAAGAGTATGCTTCTGATGACTCTGCAGAAGATAATGACAGTATGCCTTGTGAAGACGTGAGTCCTGTAATGGTTTCACCATCAATCACGGCAAGTAAAACAAGTTCACATGAAGATGAAATGACCATACTGTATGCAGATGTAGGCTGTGAAAATATTTCTGCAAAGGAAGAGGTGATTATGCCGTCCGCAGAGTCAGGTTCCATACAACCTATCGATCCTCTCTCTAGGAAGCCAAATATTTCACAAGATTCACTTGAAGTGATTGAGGCAAGTGATATGGCTAATGATTCTTTAGAGACAACTGTCAAACTTCAGGATAATTATAGTGGAGATCAAACATCCCATAGTTTGACGTTCAAGGATGACATCCAAGGTGATGCTGGTATTGGTAGCCATAGTGATAGGCTTCGGATACAAAGTACAGAAAAGCTTCTCACCTCAAAGAAAGTTGATCAGTTTGGGAGATTGGTTAGAGAAGACGCGAGTGAAAGTGACTCTGATGGTGCACGCTATACCAGGAGGCGTGCTAGGAGAGCTAGTAGGATTAGGAGCAGGAACAGGAGCCGGAGCAAGAGTAGGAGCAGGAGCAGAAGCCGAAGTCGTTCTCCACATGGTAGACGGAGAAGAAAAAGTCGTAGCCCTCGCAGGAGAAAGGATAGGAGAAACCGATCTCGCAGGTAAAACACTATAACTTACCTTTGATTTGAGTACATTCTCTGTTGGTTGATTTACTGTTTGTAGGTcaaattattagggttttgtcTAATTTATTTTTCCTGCAAGCTACCACTGTGTAGCCTTCTGTTGTGTTATTTCTTAAGCTTTACAGATGGCAGTTTTCTGAAGTTTTTGGTATGTTTCAGCTGGACTCCAAAGAGACAAAGAAGCAGGAGCAGGTCACCTAATTTTAGGCATAAAGGCGAGAATGTTCTTGATAAAAAGCAGGATAATAGGTGTCAGATTCCATACTGCATGGATTTCTTTCGAGGAAGATGCTTCCGTGGACTATCTTGTAAGTATCGACACCACACTTCAACAAGTGGTGATCCAGTTAAAGATAATAAGAGCAGAAATCAAGAGTATCTCGAGCTCCCAGAGAATCCAAAAAACAGTGATGTCAATGGAGTTCCACAAATAGTTATGAACACAAACGTGGGCAACACTAATCCACTATCACAAGTTTCAGTAGAACATGGCACCTCTTTAAAGGAGGAATTCAAGAATCAAGAGATGTTACCCTATAGCAGCGTTGAGATGAGAACAGATTGTCGTTTGAGTGTGAATAAAAATTCGGGTTCGGTAATGGATGATAGAAGACGAGTTACTTTAAGTGGATCTATTCGGTCAGCTGCTGGAGTAAACCTATCGGACTCTGAGGCTGCAATTACTGGAGTGATAGTACAACAAGCTCCGCAGGAAGAGCTTGGTGTTCAACTTAAGGAGAACGAGATTTATAGGCAACCGCTGGAGATTCTGCCATCTGAGGTCTTATCAGTGCAATTAAAAGTTGTGTCAGAA is a genomic window of Papaver somniferum cultivar HN1 unplaced genomic scaffold, ASM357369v1 unplaced-scaffold_6, whole genome shotgun sequence containing:
- the LOC113343489 gene encoding uncharacterized protein LOC113343489; the encoded protein is MHTTHNTIHAIITSHNHKPDILLTCLYGDNNSAQNQVQWQYLLDMSHDVNIPWVIIGDLNFTMVDSETNSNRPSTNYHSRNIRDIVNQLGLIDLGFHGSNYTWSNHRARDNHTSVRLYMALVNSLWITSYTMAHLQHIAPLASDHNPILLHSIPDSSRSSPFKLYKCWFQVPSCSTTIHNSWNHSFQGSPSYQFSCKLKFTRTELQK
- the LOC113343434 gene encoding zinc finger CCCH domain-containing protein 55-like codes for the protein MYNQGNFSSSSQFRPNNPQQSSMQPPSHQGGGVGAPPPPPLQPPQFPSAPAPLAVQHGGPVYYHGPPPPTGPPFPPRLAPIPSSHGQMLYSTATQFHPPPPPQHGQFLPPPPPSLPYSGFVPVTSSYVHSSYENPFETVSLPPSSLPPPQPPLPHDSTSKFSASSDGRNAEDGNRCVKGDTGEDSEVEGILPPPPRKPAEQEIVKNIEVLCNHIAKSENGPALEVRVKESGNPKFAFLFGGEPGSEAAIAHEYFLWMKSKCCMNLPLDKQPENTISLPAAAPLEIEDASHSAQDSDMEMEDGMNQSDIDQGVSDSVEGLKEHVFKRNEVSFVKEQSPGHPHLIFSPSVNITPGLLPGSKASVVAADGKEQQKCVLEGPSTEDDSSASGGLRYTYQKRKQVVPPTRDVILDSVPHADACVSGEEASGALIKSQSPLFRRLQEYASDDSAEDNDSMPCEDVSPVMVSPSITASKTSSHEDEMTILYADVGCENISAKEEVIMPSAESGSIQPIDPLSRKPNISQDSLEVIEASDMANDSLETTVKLQDNYSGDQTSHSLTFKDDIQGDAGIGSHSDRLRIQSTEKLLTSKKVDQFGRLVREDASESDSDGARYTRRRARRASRIRSRNRSRSKSRSRSRSRSRSPHGRRRRKSRSPRRRKDRRNRSRSWTPKRQRSRSRSPNFRHKGENVLDKKQDNRCQIPYCMDFFRGRCFRGLSCKYRHHTSTSGDPVKDNKSRNQEYLELPENPKNSDVNGVPQIVMNTNVGNTNPLSQVSVEHGTSLKEEFKNQEMLPYSSVEMRTDCRLSVNKNSGSVMDDRRRVTLSGSIRSAAGVNLSDSEAAITGVIVQQAPQEELGVQLKENEIYRQPLEILPSEVLSVQLKVVSEAQHLTGVVSQNEPCSLPNNVQPPQTNIPSSQHISQPFCGHPSNPYPIPTSMSQTQVHHVTASSSFPLQNIAPQPTDSKEFQQPNFPPSGFHSYASPLPRPPAFPQDVNAAYMSMPPTANIHGQLAPMERLPLYQAPFQDQHSQFPVPRQTWAPLPPASNSAFQNPAFHLQFLQQPMQPGNEFFRPVMRPYSHEVPYNNMSQLSVAGASKLHHNPYASTFEQTPGDSRFSSVLRQDMEPNYRSNNDSLGSNASISGQGIGAFDSKLTDLPLDSSRSGGQVLGNENLPLFESVESSSTTLGKLGNTGRQAVEGASAANMSPGDDELGDTAIDAEVGAVENGSPHIAEEGNWSPDNPADAGNTASGDDEVGQVETSGKSKKSKDSRSMKHFRAALADFVKDVLKPSWRQGNMSKEAFKTIVKKTVDKVSGAMKKHQIPKSQAKINQYVESSQRKLTKLVMGYVDKYVKV